A genomic window from Arthrobacter sp. FW305-BF8 includes:
- a CDS encoding amino acid permease encodes MPQDNFKDEVALHQAVPHHLHATENLLHAEDKGYHKSLKPRQIQMIAIGGAIGTGLFLGAGGRLNAAGPSLVIAYAVCGFFAFLILRALGELVLHRPSSGSFVSYAREFFGEKAAFVSGWFYWINWATTTIVDITAAALYMNFFGNYIPWMADVPQWVWALTALVVVLCLNLVSVKVFGEMEFWFAIIKVAALVAFLLIGTYFVIFGTPVPGQETGFSLITDNGGIFPNGLLPMIILMQGVLFAYASIELVGTAAGETENPEKIMPKAINSVVFRIAVFYVGSVILLALLLPFTSYQKGVSPFVTFFGSIGIQGVDVIMNLVVLTAALSSLNAGLYSTGRILRSMSVAGSAPKFAQRMNKAGVPYGGIAITAGVSLLGVPLNYLVPSQAFEIVLNIASVGIIVTWATIVLCQIQLKRWADKGWLKRPSFRMFGAPYTGYLSLLFLIGVLVMVFIDSPLTLLVTLTAIALMVAGWYACRKRIHEIAEAREGFTGMSPVIANPMPLR; translated from the coding sequence ATGCCTCAGGACAACTTCAAGGACGAGGTTGCTTTGCATCAGGCTGTCCCGCACCATTTGCATGCCACCGAGAACCTTCTCCACGCGGAGGACAAGGGCTACCACAAGAGCCTCAAACCGCGGCAGATCCAGATGATCGCCATCGGCGGCGCGATCGGCACCGGCCTGTTCCTCGGCGCCGGCGGCCGGCTCAACGCTGCCGGGCCATCCCTGGTCATCGCCTACGCCGTCTGCGGCTTCTTCGCCTTCCTGATCCTGCGCGCCCTCGGTGAACTGGTGCTGCACCGGCCCTCCTCGGGCTCGTTCGTCTCCTACGCCCGTGAATTCTTCGGCGAGAAGGCAGCCTTCGTCTCGGGCTGGTTCTACTGGATCAACTGGGCCACCACCACCATCGTGGACATCACCGCCGCCGCCCTCTACATGAACTTCTTCGGCAACTACATCCCCTGGATGGCCGACGTCCCCCAGTGGGTCTGGGCACTGACCGCCCTCGTCGTCGTCCTCTGCCTGAACCTCGTTTCCGTCAAGGTCTTCGGCGAAATGGAATTCTGGTTCGCCATCATCAAGGTCGCCGCCCTCGTGGCGTTCCTCCTCATCGGCACCTACTTCGTCATCTTCGGCACCCCCGTCCCCGGCCAGGAAACCGGCTTCAGCCTCATCACCGACAACGGCGGCATCTTCCCCAACGGCCTGCTGCCCATGATCATCCTCATGCAGGGCGTCCTGTTCGCCTACGCCTCCATCGAACTCGTCGGCACCGCAGCCGGCGAAACCGAAAACCCCGAAAAGATCATGCCCAAGGCCATCAACTCCGTGGTGTTCCGCATTGCGGTGTTCTACGTCGGCTCGGTCATCCTGCTGGCCCTGCTGCTGCCCTTCACCTCCTACCAGAAGGGCGTCAGCCCCTTCGTGACGTTCTTCGGCTCGATCGGCATCCAGGGCGTGGACGTCATCATGAACCTCGTGGTCCTCACCGCAGCCCTGTCCTCCCTCAACGCCGGCCTCTACTCCACCGGCCGGATCCTGCGCTCCATGTCCGTAGCGGGCTCCGCCCCCAAGTTCGCCCAGCGCATGAACAAAGCCGGTGTCCCCTACGGCGGCATCGCCATCACCGCCGGCGTCTCCCTGCTCGGCGTCCCGCTGAACTACCTCGTCCCGTCGCAGGCCTTCGAGATCGTCCTGAACATCGCCTCCGTAGGCATCATCGTCACCTGGGCCACCATCGTCCTGTGCCAGATCCAGCTCAAGCGCTGGGCGGACAAGGGCTGGCTCAAACGCCCCTCGTTCCGGATGTTCGGCGCGCCCTACACCGGCTACCTGTCCCTGCTGTTCCTCATCGGCGTACTGGTCATGGTCTTCATCGACTCACCCCTCACGCTCCTGGTCACCCTCACCGCCATCGCCCTCATGGTCGCCGGCTGGTACGCCTGCCGCAAACGGATCCACGAGATCGCCGAAGCCCGCGAAGGCTTCACCGGCATGTCCCCCGTCATCGCCAACCCGATGCCCCTCAGATAG
- a CDS encoding thiamine pyrophosphate-dependent enzyme — translation MTTESQSPLTANDVPSDLGQFDDHTLQQTGRESSTAPSRAALKSAGHVIVDSLAAHGVKRTYVVPGESFLDVLDGLHTSEIETVVCRHEGGAAYMAEAGGKMNQVPGVAMVTRGPGAANAHVGLHTAWQDSTPMLLFVGLIPFAHRDREAFQEFDIKAWFDTGAKRVMVLDHAERASEIVAEAIFAAMSGRPGPVVVGLPEDILRQLVDPALHPAIPVAAGGMSSSDAAALKAALASSNKPLFVTGGNDWTQAAADQLTAWLERHQIPAAAEWRTQGTISFDSPSYVGPIGYGRPRPTFDLLEETDLLVFVGTVPGDVITDGFVCRQDWSKKNFLVTIDPSLRGRSGPVSRQILAKPGAFVRDLADIDLEVKEEWKAWTGRMRAEQESFAALPASTPTAGPARMDTLMANLVPRLPEDALVTFGAGEHTNWAHRYFPTRRYASMVSARNGSMGYSIPSAIAASLAEPRRRVVTIAGDGEFLMNGQELATAAQYGATPLVIVMDNQEYGTIRTHQERHYPERVSGTQLKNPDFGMMATAFGGFGITVTEDKGIPAALDAALAAIDDAQVFALIHLVVEQRVKAYNSAP, via the coding sequence ATGACAACAGAGTCTCAGTCCCCCTTGACCGCAAACGATGTCCCTTCCGATCTTGGGCAGTTCGACGACCATACGCTGCAGCAGACTGGCCGCGAGAGCAGCACCGCACCATCCCGCGCGGCCCTGAAATCCGCCGGGCATGTGATTGTTGATTCGCTCGCAGCCCATGGCGTGAAACGCACCTACGTGGTTCCCGGCGAAAGCTTCCTTGACGTATTGGACGGCCTGCACACCTCGGAGATCGAAACCGTCGTGTGCCGGCACGAGGGCGGGGCAGCGTACATGGCCGAGGCCGGCGGAAAAATGAACCAGGTGCCCGGTGTGGCGATGGTTACCCGGGGACCCGGCGCAGCGAACGCGCACGTGGGACTGCATACTGCCTGGCAGGACTCGACGCCGATGCTCCTGTTCGTGGGCCTGATTCCGTTCGCGCACCGGGACCGTGAGGCGTTCCAGGAGTTCGACATCAAAGCCTGGTTCGATACCGGCGCCAAGCGCGTCATGGTCCTTGACCACGCTGAACGGGCGTCCGAGATCGTGGCCGAGGCCATATTTGCCGCGATGAGCGGCCGACCCGGGCCGGTGGTGGTGGGCCTGCCGGAGGACATCCTCCGGCAATTGGTCGATCCGGCGCTGCACCCGGCGATCCCGGTGGCGGCCGGCGGCATGAGCAGCAGCGACGCCGCGGCCCTGAAGGCTGCGCTGGCCTCGTCCAACAAACCGCTTTTCGTAACGGGCGGCAACGACTGGACCCAGGCGGCAGCTGACCAACTGACCGCGTGGCTGGAACGTCACCAGATTCCAGCAGCAGCGGAATGGCGCACCCAGGGAACCATCTCCTTTGACTCCCCGTCCTATGTGGGCCCCATCGGGTACGGCCGCCCGCGCCCCACCTTCGACCTGCTCGAGGAGACCGACCTCCTGGTGTTTGTGGGCACTGTCCCGGGAGACGTGATTACGGACGGATTTGTCTGCCGCCAGGACTGGAGCAAGAAGAACTTTCTGGTCACCATCGACCCCTCGCTGCGCGGCCGTTCCGGTCCTGTCTCGCGGCAGATCCTGGCGAAACCGGGGGCCTTTGTCCGGGATCTGGCAGACATCGACCTGGAAGTGAAGGAGGAATGGAAGGCGTGGACAGGCCGGATGAGGGCCGAACAGGAGTCCTTTGCCGCGCTGCCCGCTTCCACTCCCACTGCCGGACCGGCAAGGATGGACACCTTGATGGCGAACCTGGTCCCCAGACTGCCGGAGGACGCCCTGGTGACGTTCGGAGCGGGCGAGCACACCAACTGGGCCCACCGGTACTTCCCCACCCGCCGCTACGCTTCCATGGTCAGCGCCAGGAACGGCTCCATGGGCTACTCCATCCCCTCGGCCATCGCGGCGTCGCTGGCGGAGCCACGGAGGCGGGTGGTCACCATCGCCGGAGACGGGGAGTTCCTCATGAACGGCCAGGAACTAGCCACCGCCGCCCAGTACGGCGCCACCCCGCTGGTTATCGTCATGGACAACCAGGAGTACGGCACCATCCGCACCCACCAGGAGCGGCACTATCCCGAACGCGTATCCGGCACCCAGTTGAAGAATCCCGACTTCGGCATGATGGCCACGGCCTTTGGCGGTTTCGGCATCACTGTCACCGAGGACAAGGGCATTCCGGCCGCCTTGGACGCGGCCCTGGCAGCCATCGATGATGCCCAAGTCTTCGCCCTCATCCATCTCGTGGTGGAACAGCGCGTCAAGGCCTACAACTCCGCGCCCTGA
- a CDS encoding LysE family translocator gives MSISDSLLQFALVAALLTVIPGMDTVLVLRTAISGGRGSAFATAAGICTGTVFWGVAAAVGASALLAASEAAFTVLKVAGACYMAWLAVSMIIRSFRPGAAAEAGPAGPASSRAAWLSGTTTSLLNPKVGVFYMAMIPQFLPPEAPPLLMGVLLPLVHNVEGMAWFAVIILATHHARRWLQSPAVAKTTDRVAGVVLLGFAAKIATSKS, from the coding sequence ATGAGCATTTCCGATTCCCTCCTTCAGTTCGCCCTCGTGGCCGCCCTGCTTACGGTGATCCCGGGAATGGATACCGTGCTCGTGCTGCGCACGGCCATCAGCGGAGGCCGCGGGTCCGCCTTCGCCACGGCGGCGGGAATCTGTACAGGTACCGTCTTCTGGGGAGTGGCCGCCGCCGTCGGGGCATCGGCCTTGCTGGCCGCCTCGGAAGCAGCCTTTACCGTCCTGAAGGTTGCGGGCGCCTGCTATATGGCGTGGCTGGCTGTGAGCATGATTATCCGAAGCTTCCGGCCGGGGGCGGCTGCTGAGGCCGGCCCCGCGGGCCCGGCCAGCTCCCGCGCCGCGTGGCTTTCGGGCACCACGACCAGCCTGCTGAATCCCAAGGTCGGGGTTTTCTACATGGCCATGATCCCGCAGTTCCTTCCGCCGGAGGCGCCGCCGCTGCTGATGGGCGTGCTGTTGCCGCTGGTCCACAACGTCGAGGGCATGGCGTGGTTTGCGGTCATCATTTTGGCAACCCACCATGCGCGCCGCTGGCTCCAGTCGCCTGCCGTGGCCAAAACCACCGACCGCGTCGCCGGCGTTGTCCTCCTGGGTTTCGCGGCAAAGATCGCCACCAGCAAATCCTGA
- a CDS encoding VOC family protein yields the protein MKLTQIAQHAEDLDRAAKFYSRLLGTAPAAVFDPPGLLFFDLDGVRLLLERGAPSAVIYLGVPDVRLRAAELEAGGVEVVGAPHVIFHHDDARLGPAGADEWMAFIRDSEGNTVGLVSHAFDGGAPAG from the coding sequence GTGAAGCTCACCCAGATCGCGCAGCACGCCGAGGATCTTGACCGGGCGGCAAAGTTCTACTCGAGGCTGCTGGGCACCGCGCCGGCAGCTGTCTTCGACCCGCCGGGACTGCTGTTCTTCGACCTCGACGGCGTCCGGCTGCTGCTGGAACGGGGAGCACCCTCGGCGGTGATTTACCTTGGCGTTCCGGACGTGAGGTTGCGCGCTGCTGAGCTTGAGGCTGGGGGAGTGGAGGTGGTTGGTGCCCCGCACGTGATCTTCCATCACGATGATGCACGGCTCGGCCCTGCGGGTGCGGACGAATGGATGGCTTTCATCAGGGACAGCGAGGGGAACACCGTGGGACTGGTGAGCCACGCGTTCGACGGCGGGGCGCCCGCCGGTTAG
- a CDS encoding DUF3054 domain-containing protein has protein sequence MPSTTDRPGTRAVPALTAAAAAADFILILTFAAIGRDAHARGETVIGVLSTAWPFLAGAAVTWLLLRLWRRPLALWPAGVAVWLGTVAIGMALRALTGQTVVLPFVIVALLSLAVFLLGYRLIVAIVLRLRARRRA, from the coding sequence ATGCCTTCCACAACAGACCGCCCCGGAACGCGGGCGGTTCCGGCCCTCACGGCCGCCGCAGCTGCGGCAGATTTCATCCTCATCCTGACGTTCGCTGCCATCGGCCGGGACGCACACGCACGGGGAGAAACAGTCATTGGAGTCCTGTCCACCGCCTGGCCGTTCCTGGCCGGCGCAGCCGTCACCTGGCTGCTGCTGCGGCTCTGGCGGCGGCCGCTCGCGCTGTGGCCGGCCGGGGTGGCCGTGTGGCTGGGCACCGTGGCCATCGGAATGGCGCTGCGGGCGCTCACCGGACAGACGGTTGTCCTCCCGTTTGTGATCGTGGCGCTGCTGAGCCTGGCGGTGTTCCTCCTCGGCTACCGCCTCATCGTTGCCATAGTTCTCCGCCTGCGCGCACGCCGCCGCGCCTGA
- a CDS encoding Lrp/AsnC family transcriptional regulator, with translation MITAFVLIKTDASRIPETAEEISSIDGISEVYSVTGEWDLIAVARVSQHEDLADVIADKLSKVPAVVHTTTHIAFRAYSQHDLDAAFALGFEE, from the coding sequence GTGATCACCGCATTCGTCCTGATCAAGACAGACGCCTCGCGTATCCCCGAAACGGCCGAGGAGATATCCTCCATCGACGGCATCAGCGAGGTCTACTCAGTGACCGGGGAATGGGACCTGATCGCCGTCGCACGCGTGTCCCAGCACGAAGATCTGGCGGACGTCATCGCCGACAAGCTGTCCAAGGTCCCCGCCGTCGTGCACACCACCACCCACATCGCCTTCCGGGCCTACTCGCAGCACGACCTCGATGCCGCCTTCGCGCTGGGGTTCGAGGAGTAG
- the trpD gene encoding anthranilate phosphoribosyltransferase, producing the protein MTSQVSAPAAGNTWPRLISALLNGEHLSADSTAWAMDTIMSGAATPVQIAGFLVALRAKGETVEEIAGLVDAMVSHANPISISGEKLDIVGTGGDQLNTVNISTMAALVCAGAGAKVVKHGNRAASSSSGSADVLEALGVRLDLPIADVARNAEEAGITFCFAQVFHPSFRHTAVPRRELAIPTAFNFLGPLTNPARVQASAVGVANARMAPLVAGVLARRGSRGLVFRGSDGLDELTTTGPSTVWEIRGGEVTEQTFSPGDLGIRQATVDQLRGGDAQANAAVVRNVLAGETGPVRDAVLLNAAAGLVAYDLQANGPLADRMKLALDRAAESIGSGAAAAVLEKWVSLSRA; encoded by the coding sequence GTGACTTCACAGGTATCGGCACCGGCGGCAGGCAACACCTGGCCGCGCCTCATCTCGGCACTGTTGAACGGCGAACACCTGAGCGCGGACAGTACGGCATGGGCCATGGACACCATCATGTCGGGGGCCGCCACGCCCGTCCAGATCGCCGGTTTCCTGGTGGCGCTGCGCGCCAAGGGCGAGACGGTTGAGGAGATCGCCGGCCTGGTCGACGCCATGGTGTCCCACGCCAATCCGATCTCCATCAGCGGCGAAAAGCTGGACATCGTGGGCACTGGTGGTGATCAACTCAACACTGTCAACATCTCCACCATGGCCGCGCTGGTCTGTGCCGGAGCGGGCGCCAAGGTGGTTAAGCACGGAAACCGTGCGGCGTCGTCGTCATCGGGGTCAGCGGACGTTCTGGAAGCGCTGGGGGTACGGCTCGACCTTCCCATAGCTGACGTCGCCCGGAACGCGGAGGAAGCGGGCATCACCTTCTGCTTCGCACAGGTCTTCCACCCGTCCTTCCGCCACACCGCGGTTCCCAGGCGCGAACTCGCGATCCCCACAGCCTTCAACTTCCTGGGCCCCCTTACCAACCCCGCCCGGGTGCAGGCCTCCGCAGTAGGCGTGGCGAACGCCCGCATGGCGCCGCTCGTGGCCGGCGTCCTGGCGCGGCGCGGCAGCCGGGGCCTGGTGTTCCGGGGCAGCGACGGCCTGGACGAACTGACCACCACCGGGCCGTCTACCGTGTGGGAGATCCGGGGCGGCGAAGTGACGGAGCAGACTTTCTCGCCCGGGGACCTGGGGATCCGTCAGGCCACTGTCGATCAGCTGCGCGGCGGTGACGCACAGGCGAATGCCGCCGTCGTCCGCAATGTCCTGGCCGGGGAAACCGGGCCGGTCCGGGACGCTGTCCTGTTGAACGCGGCGGCGGGCCTGGTGGCGTACGACCTTCAGGCTAACGGTCCGCTCGCTGACCGCATGAAGCTTGCCCTTGACCGTGCCGCGGAATCCATCGGCTCCGGCGCAGCCGCTGCCGTGCTTGAGAAGTGGGTCAGCCTCTCCCGGGCCTAG
- the ctaE gene encoding aa3-type cytochrome oxidase subunit III, whose protein sequence is MGKPKFYRHNVYVTSATHAPSTPAHPTLNRPNMVSVGTVVWLSSELMFFAGLFAMYFTLRSTSGQMWAEETAKLNFPFALVNTIVLVASSFTCQMGVFAAERLQPRRSGGALQFTRWGMNEWFTLTFLMGAFFVAGQTTEYAMLVSEHVSLSSNAYGSAFYMTTGFHGLHVIGGLVAFLLIMGRSFAAKKFGHFEATSAIVTSYYWHFVDVVWIGLFLVIYVLQ, encoded by the coding sequence TTGGGCAAGCCGAAGTTTTACAGACATAATGTCTATGTGACATCTGCGACCCATGCCCCCAGTACCCCTGCGCACCCCACGCTGAACCGCCCGAATATGGTCTCTGTCGGGACCGTTGTCTGGCTCTCCAGCGAGTTGATGTTCTTCGCCGGTCTCTTCGCCATGTACTTCACACTCCGGTCCACCTCTGGCCAGATGTGGGCGGAAGAGACGGCCAAGCTCAACTTCCCCTTTGCGCTCGTTAACACCATCGTCCTCGTGGCAAGTTCCTTCACTTGCCAGATGGGCGTATTCGCTGCCGAAAGGCTCCAGCCGCGACGCAGCGGCGGGGCCCTCCAGTTCACCCGCTGGGGCATGAACGAATGGTTCACCCTGACCTTCCTCATGGGCGCCTTCTTCGTTGCCGGCCAGACCACGGAATACGCCATGCTGGTCTCGGAGCACGTGTCGCTGTCCTCCAACGCCTACGGCTCTGCCTTCTACATGACCACGGGCTTCCACGGCCTGCACGTCATCGGCGGTCTGGTCGCCTTCCTGCTCATCATGGGCCGCTCCTTCGCCGCGAAGAAGTTTGGTCACTTCGAGGCGACCTCGGCGATTGTCACCTCCTACTACTGGCACTTCGTGGACGTCGTGTGGATTGGCCTCTTCCTGGTCATCTACGTCCTCCAGTAG
- the qcrC gene encoding cytochrome bc1 complex diheme cytochrome c subunit, translated as MKALSQKRRHPLAAIALLLMGLLLTGGLYAVATTVNEAKASTAEFTATDTQEGEKLFEANCATCHGMGASGTQDGPSLVGVGAAAVDFQVGTGRMPMQMNGPQAYKKPAQFNDTQTHQLSAYVASLGAGPAIPAEELLDEKGNAAEGGELFRVNCAMCHNAAAAGGALTRGKFAPALADVTGKHIYEAMATGPQNMPVFNDSNISPEGKRDIITFLKQIEANGSPGGADLGALGPVSEGLFVWIAGLGVIIAFTIWLTSRTS; from the coding sequence GTGAAGGCACTCTCGCAGAAGCGACGTCACCCACTGGCAGCAATAGCCCTGCTGTTGATGGGCCTCCTCCTCACTGGTGGGCTGTACGCCGTTGCCACCACCGTCAACGAGGCCAAAGCCAGCACTGCAGAGTTCACCGCCACCGATACGCAGGAAGGCGAGAAGCTCTTCGAAGCCAACTGCGCCACCTGTCACGGCATGGGTGCCAGCGGAACGCAGGACGGTCCCTCACTGGTTGGCGTCGGCGCCGCCGCTGTTGACTTCCAGGTCGGCACCGGCCGCATGCCCATGCAGATGAACGGCCCCCAGGCCTACAAGAAGCCTGCCCAGTTCAACGACACCCAGACCCACCAGCTGTCCGCGTACGTCGCGTCGCTGGGTGCGGGTCCGGCCATCCCGGCCGAGGAACTGCTGGATGAGAAGGGCAACGCCGCCGAAGGTGGCGAGCTGTTCCGCGTGAACTGCGCCATGTGCCACAACGCTGCGGCGGCCGGCGGTGCACTCACCCGCGGCAAGTTCGCTCCGGCCCTGGCCGACGTCACGGGCAAGCACATTTACGAAGCAATGGCGACCGGACCGCAGAACATGCCGGTGTTCAACGACTCGAACATCTCCCCCGAAGGCAAGCGCGACATCATCACCTTCCTGAAGCAGATTGAAGCCAACGGCTCGCCGGGCGGCGCAGACCTGGGCGCACTTGGTCCTGTTTCTGAAGGCCTGTTCGTATGGATCGCCGGCCTCGGCGTCATCATCGCTTTCACCATCTGGCTGACGTCCCGCACGTCGTAG
- the qcrA gene encoding cytochrome bc1 complex Rieske iron-sulfur subunit, with translation MGNHSDGSPNHSGTVATAGQHEVEKFQDPGLPPHRLRLADTDPKAAKRAERQVAALFATSVVGTVIFLVAYFAIDLGDDSSIATIRLQNALLGIGTAFAMLGIGTGIVHWAKALMPDHEVSEERHAIRTEDDRQAAVRIVDDIVEETGIKRRPLIRNTLLGAVALAPLPALAVFGDLGPRPDDKLAHTMWAPQEGKLKRLTRDPDGTPIKASDVTIGSAFHVIPEGLNELHEGKLNEKAKAVVLLMRLDPASLNPSAGRENWGYNGIVAYSKICTHVGCPVALYEQQTHHLLCPCHQSTFDLTQECKVIFGPASRPLPQLPIAVDDEGYLVATSDFKEPVGPSYWERDEHERSINS, from the coding sequence ATGGGCAACCATAGTGACGGCAGTCCGAACCACTCGGGCACCGTAGCTACGGCTGGTCAGCATGAGGTGGAGAAATTCCAGGATCCTGGACTTCCCCCGCACCGCTTGCGCCTGGCTGACACGGACCCGAAGGCCGCCAAGCGGGCAGAACGGCAGGTTGCCGCTCTCTTCGCAACCTCAGTTGTTGGCACCGTGATCTTCCTGGTGGCGTACTTCGCCATCGATCTGGGAGACGACTCAAGCATTGCCACCATCCGGCTGCAGAATGCGCTGCTTGGCATTGGCACAGCGTTCGCCATGCTCGGCATCGGCACCGGTATCGTGCACTGGGCCAAGGCCCTGATGCCGGACCACGAAGTCTCCGAGGAACGCCACGCGATCCGCACCGAGGATGACCGCCAGGCTGCGGTCCGCATCGTTGACGACATCGTCGAGGAAACGGGCATTAAGCGCCGCCCCCTCATCCGGAACACCCTGCTGGGCGCCGTGGCACTGGCACCACTGCCTGCCCTGGCCGTCTTCGGCGACCTGGGACCGCGCCCGGACGACAAGCTGGCACACACCATGTGGGCCCCGCAGGAGGGCAAGCTTAAGCGCCTCACCCGTGACCCCGATGGAACCCCCATCAAGGCCTCGGACGTCACCATCGGTTCCGCCTTCCACGTCATTCCGGAAGGCCTCAACGAACTCCACGAAGGCAAGCTCAACGAGAAGGCCAAGGCCGTCGTTCTGCTGATGCGCCTCGACCCGGCTTCGCTGAACCCCTCCGCGGGACGCGAAAACTGGGGCTACAACGGCATCGTTGCCTACTCCAAGATCTGCACCCACGTTGGTTGCCCTGTTGCCCTCTACGAGCAGCAGACGCACCACCTGCTGTGCCCGTGCCACCAGTCAACCTTCGACCTGACCCAGGAATGCAAGGTTATCTTCGGCCCGGCCAGCCGCCCGCTCCCCCAGCTGCCCATCGCAGTTGACGATGAGGGCTACCTGGTCGCCACCAGCGACTTCAAAGAACCTGTAGGACCAAGTTACTGGGAGCGTGATGAGCATGAGCGCAGCATCAACAGCTGA
- the qcrB gene encoding cytochrome bc1 complex cytochrome b subunit, protein MSAASTAEAPAYVANTKVGRFTDFVDERVGGSGILREFGRKVFPDHWSFMFGEVALYSFVILLMSGTFLTFFFDPSMAETHYAGSYTPLKNVEMSVAYSSSLDISFDVRGGLFMRQVHHWAALLFVASVAVHMLRVFFTGAFRKPREMNWVVGGVLLILAMAAGFTGYSLPDDLLSGNGLRIIDGVIKSIPVIGTYISFFLFGGEFPGTVIISRLYTLHILLVPALILLMIVVHLFMVVVHKHTQYPGPGRNDRNVVGYPLGPVYAAKAGGFFFIVFGVIALMAAFFTINPIWNYGPYDPSPVSAGTQPDWYIGWVDGALRLMPGVISGFHFEYIIFGHVLTLNVLLPALVPAGLVFTVLFTYPWIERWITKDNREHHVLDRPRNAPTRTAIGMAGFMFYCVMWAAASSDLIATHFHVALNDVTYWLRALFFIGPVIAFVVTKRVALALQRKDREIALHGRETGRIVRLPHGEFIEVHAPLDEYKRYKLVGFESPGPLPAQPNEHGVVTRKENRRAKLSRWFFEDRVAPATPAELEAGHGHHEAVEAGEGQKTLSH, encoded by the coding sequence ATGAGCGCAGCATCAACAGCTGAAGCCCCCGCCTACGTAGCCAACACCAAAGTCGGACGCTTTACTGACTTCGTCGACGAGCGCGTCGGCGGATCGGGAATCCTCCGCGAATTCGGCCGCAAGGTATTCCCGGACCACTGGTCCTTCATGTTTGGCGAGGTGGCGCTGTATTCCTTCGTCATCCTGCTCATGTCGGGAACGTTCCTGACGTTCTTCTTCGATCCGTCCATGGCTGAGACGCACTACGCCGGCTCCTACACGCCACTGAAGAACGTCGAAATGTCTGTCGCCTACAGCTCCTCGCTGGACATCTCCTTCGACGTCCGCGGCGGTCTGTTCATGCGCCAGGTCCACCACTGGGCAGCGCTGCTGTTCGTGGCCTCCGTGGCCGTGCACATGCTCCGGGTGTTCTTCACCGGCGCGTTCCGCAAGCCCCGTGAAATGAACTGGGTGGTGGGCGGTGTCCTGCTGATCCTGGCCATGGCCGCCGGCTTCACCGGTTACTCCCTTCCCGATGACCTGCTGTCCGGCAACGGCCTGCGCATCATCGACGGCGTGATCAAGTCGATTCCCGTGATCGGCACGTACATCTCCTTCTTCCTGTTCGGTGGCGAGTTCCCCGGCACGGTCATCATCAGCCGCCTCTACACGCTGCACATCCTGCTCGTGCCGGCACTGATCCTGCTGATGATCGTCGTGCACCTCTTCATGGTGGTTGTCCACAAGCACACGCAGTACCCCGGCCCGGGCCGCAACGACCGCAACGTCGTGGGCTACCCGCTGGGCCCGGTCTACGCTGCGAAGGCCGGCGGCTTCTTCTTCATCGTGTTCGGTGTCATCGCCCTCATGGCCGCGTTCTTCACCATCAACCCGATCTGGAACTACGGCCCGTACGATCCCTCCCCCGTGTCCGCAGGCACCCAGCCTGACTGGTACATCGGCTGGGTTGACGGTGCCCTGCGCCTGATGCCCGGTGTGATCAGCGGCTTCCACTTCGAATACATCATCTTCGGTCACGTCCTGACGCTGAACGTCCTGCTCCCGGCACTTGTTCCGGCTGGCCTGGTGTTCACCGTGCTGTTCACCTACCCGTGGATCGAACGCTGGATCACCAAGGACAACCGTGAGCACCACGTCCTGGACCGCCCGCGCAACGCTCCCACGCGGACCGCGATCGGCATGGCCGGCTTCATGTTCTACTGCGTCATGTGGGCAGCTGCCAGCTCCGACCTCATTGCAACGCACTTCCACGTGGCGCTGAACGACGTTACCTATTGGCTGCGCGCACTGTTCTTTATCGGACCGGTCATCGCGTTCGTCGTCACCAAGCGTGTAGCTCTGGCCCTGCAGCGCAAGGACCGCGAAATCGCCCTCCACGGCCGCGAGACCGGACGTATTGTCCGCCTCCCGCACGGTGAGTTCATTGAGGTCCACGCTCCGCTCGACGAGTACAAGCGCTACAAGCTTGTTGGCTTCGAGTCGCCCGGACCGCTTCCGGCCCAGCCGAACGAGCACGGTGTGGTCACCCGCAAGGAAAACCGCCGCGCCAAGCTGTCCCGCTGGTTCTTCGAGGACAGGGTTGCCCCGGCGACCCCCGCAGAGCTGGAAGCAGGCCACGGCCACCACGAAGCTGTTGAAGCCGGCGAGGGACAGAAGACCCTCAGCCACTAA